From the Corticium candelabrum chromosome 2, ooCorCand1.1, whole genome shotgun sequence genome, one window contains:
- the LOC134198464 gene encoding uncharacterized protein LOC134198464, with translation MSRDTSVSSHEGDEDPWRALQIHYDFVYRSLYFESRFVRKLYGGDIVSREDMELLLSHSLTRAEKAQRLLLEILPSRPPEMFLVLCNVFREVGQPHVADRLTQKTASSQDVGDRTRATIQTLYHNLESLVSETSQLSRQVETERQRADTAEEEATFAKRQLQETANENSMLKEKLKQSENDYESKVTENERMKIDIASLLGGLAVKATVELQQGYQSRDATEASAHAYASTQKQKHGYACPVVCTVQCSSSATSYHWGRECRYCRDEFEHLRQFSNDEDRIQSVRHGAKDGKENGCRLDYTTFGKY, from the exons ATGAGTCGCGATACTTCTGTCTCAAGTCATGAGGGAGATGAGGATCCATGGCGTGCACTGCAGATCCACTACGACTTTGTGTACCGGTCTCTCTACTTTGAATCTCGTTTTGTCCGCAAACTCTACGGAGGAGACATTGTGTCGAGAGAAGATATGGAGCTTCTATTGAGCCACAGCCTTACTCGCGCCGAGAAGGCTCAACGCCTGCTGCTCGAAATTCTGCCCAGCAGACCGCCAGAAATGTTTCTAGTTTTGTGCAACGTGTTCAGAGAGGTGGGACAGCCACACGTCGCAGATAGATTGACCCAAAAGACGGCAAGCAGCCAAG ATGTCGGCGATAGAACTagagctacaatacaaactctATACCACAACCTCGAAAGTCTAGTAAGTGAAACATCGCAGTTAAGTCGACAGGtcgagacagagagacagagagctGATACAGCGGAGGAGGAAGCCACTTTTGCAAAACGTCAATTACAAGAGACTGCAAACGAGAATTCGATGTTGAAGGAAAAATTGAAACAATCAGAGAATGACTACGAATCCAAAGTCACTGAGAATGAAAGGATGAAAATTGACATAGCATCTCTATTGGGCGGTCTTGCTGTCAAAGCAACTGTAGAATTACAACAAGGCTATCAAA GTCGTGATGCTACCGAGGCATCTGCGCATGCATATGCAAGCACTCAAAAACAGAAACACGGGTACGCTTGTCCGGTCGTGTGTACTGTCCAATGTAGCAGTTCTGCGACATCTTATCATTGGGGCCGAGAATGCCGATACTGCAGAGACGAATTTGAGCATCTACGTCAATTCTCCAACGATGAAGACAGAATCCAATCTGTTAGACACGGCGCGAAGGATGGGAAAGAAAATGGCTGCAGATTAGACTACACCACGTTTGGAAAATATTGA
- the LOC134198399 gene encoding kelch-like protein 3, which translates to MMSSSASAANLIANEGVWRALRENYDFLSQVLYFDAAFVGKLYERDFLRRGDMDIFFINATLPHSEKVKRLLVDILPSKPPEMFPRFCDVLMEVGQPHVVSKLTSGNPHGMAMCQDAGDRSIEVERVRTQALEMDRENRQLGRQLDAVKNELREAREVINKKDIMTASLKFQIKTGSLIPKVADSLQSWTEWDVYLPDSRWPYGRVAEIDGRLVAAGWDGNLHVLDGKQREWDTFGRDGGYVYRVVNHRDVCLAMLNDERKYGDVIEQFCLDKDKKWRFCMALPKELQIKGVSFVLSNNSLYAIGGKTKQEERLSNVFVCDLHCGHWLRLDDMQTRRSYCSSVVIDDTLFVGGGHLDELHYSNTVECLDIRVKKWRTIASTSMFDSTLTAVGKRLIGTGGLTQTNSGALSNVVEFYDERYACWLPLPTMTHVRFEHAAVASEGGEVIAAGGFDKDLKRLISIESLRIR; encoded by the exons ATGATGAGTAGCTCTGCTTCTGCCGCAAATCTTATAGCAAACGAAGGTGTTTGGCGAGCACTGAGAGAAAACTACGACTTCCTATCCCAAGTTCTCTACTTTGATGCTGCCTTTGTCGGCAAACTCTACGAACGAGACTTCTTACGGCGAGGAGATATGGATATCTTTTTCATCAACGCCACCCTTCCTCACAGCGAAAAAGTTAAGCGCTTGCTCGTCGACATCCTTCCCAGCAAGCCCCCAGAAATGTTCCCGCGCTTTTGCGACGTTCTAATGGAAGTTGGACAGCCACACGTTGTGAGTAAGTTGACAAGTGGGAATCCCCATGGGATGGCAATGTGCCAAG ATGCTGGCGACAGATCTATCGAAGTAGAGAGGGTAAGAACTCAAGCACTAGAAATGGACAGAGAGAACAGACAGCTAGGTAGACAACTAGATGCAGTCAAAAATGAGCTAAGAGAGGCCAGAGAAGTGATCAACAAGAAGGACATTATGACTGCGTCACTCAAATTTCAAATAAAAACCGGTTCTTTAATTCCCAAG GTTGCTGACAGTTTACAGTCTTGGACCGAGTGGGATGTTTATCTGCCTGACAGCCGATGGCCGTACGGTAGGGTGGCAGAAATCGACGGCAGGCTTGTGGCAGCAGGCTGGGACGGCAACCTGCACGTACTCGACGGCAAACAAAGAGAGTGGGACACGTTTGGTCGAGACGGTGGGTACGTCTATCGCGTGGTGAACCATAGGGATGTCTGTCTGGCCATGCTGAATGATGAAAGAAAATACGGAGATGTAATCGAACAATTTTGTTTAGATaaagacaagaaatggcgtTTTTGTATGGCTCTACCAAAGGAACTTCAGATAAAAGGCGTATCTTTTGTTTTAAGCAATAATTCGCTGTATGCTATTGGTGGAAAAACCAAGCAAGAAGAACGCCTCAGCAACGTCTTTGTGTGTGACCTTCACTGTGGTCATTGGCTGAGATTGGACGACATGCAGACAAGGCGCTCCTACTGTTCTTCCGTTGTGATAGACGACACCCTATTCGTAGGAGGAGGACACCTGGATGAATTGCATTATAGTAACACCGTTGAATGTCTAGATATTCGTGTGAAAAAATGGAGAACAATCGCTTCTACAAGTATGTTTGACTCTACACTCACTGCAGTGGGTAAGCGACTGATTGGAACGGGAGGACTGACGCAGACAAATAGTGGTGCTCTGTCTAACGTCGTTGAGTTCTACGACGAGAGATATGCTTGTTGGTTGCCTCTTCCTACCATGACGCACGTACGGTTCGAACATGCGGCTGTGGCAAGTGAAGGCGGAGAAGTCATTGCTGCAGGCGGTTTTGACAAAGATCTGAAACGTTTGATATCGATAGAAAGTCTAAGGATTCGCTAA